A single Stutzerimonas stutzeri DNA region contains:
- a CDS encoding response regulator: MGNSFIDQNHFRRILNRNVAVPLGFGFLSAFFFSVIVYYLLNVNHWVERSVLGVSYAHEMLKQIGELEASMRGYLIAGDEIFLEPYRSELPFFAEQLQQIKQYASDNPVQFDRVKRVEDLHGQWVGFAEEAIARRAQNDSVVPYVRSQRGLELKTEQRRLLNDFIAFERQVRAERTDTAETITTALIGGFLLFSLIFSGLLVYFGRRDLLSLSDNYAQSLEQQQAHAAALEKQAWYRTGQTQLSESILGEQALPTLGQNILGFLSRYLDVAVGALYVTHENKLQRIADFGWDKDKLQDSRTLAFGEGLVGQAAMDLRMVGLDSLPPGYLKVSSALGSTDASSVLIAPVEDNGMLNAVLEIGFLRPLREEDGELLRRISGSIGSAIEAARYRQRLQRALSETQQLNEELQVQQEELRAANEELEEQSSALRESQAHMEEQQAELEQTNEQLAAQALELASQRDEMDLKNRRLHEVQLMLEERAEELQRASRYKSEFLANMSHELRTPLNSSLILAKLLADNPEGNLRDDQVQFARSIYSAGNDLLNLINDILDIAKVEAGKLDVRPELVILTRMADGLKSLFLAQALDKTLQFDVELGDGLPASLYTDRQRLEQILKNLLSNAFKFTEKGSVVLRVARHDDHRIAFAVHDSGIGIAKDQQAVIFEAFRQADGTTNRRYGGTGLGLSISRELAQLLGGTIEVHSEPGAGSVFTLIVPENYSEPVAEQRPAPSRQEPVAAVDNLQPAATQAMPVRVDEPSVPALADDRGSARFGERSVLVIEDDPQFACILRDLAHELKYNCLIAQNADTGFDTAVEYRPDAILLDMRLPDHSGLTVLERLKEDPITRHIPVHIVSVEDRKEAALQMGAIGYALKPTSRDDLKQVFSRLDAKLAQKVKRILLVEDDARQRESVSRLIEDIDIEITAVEFGKQALELLRSTVFDCMIIDLKLPDMDGHQLLERMAREEICSFPPVIVYTGRNLTRDEEAALMKYSRSIIIKGARSPERLLDEVTLFLHKVESDMPPERQKMLKSVRSREKAFEGRKILVVDDDVRNVFALTSALEQKGALIEIARNGHEAIAQLQTIGDIDLVLMDIMMPEMDGFTAMQEIRKDPRMAKLPMIAVTAKAMKDDQDRCLQAGANDYLAKPIDLDRLFSLIRVWLPKVELL, translated from the coding sequence ATGGGCAACTCATTCATCGACCAGAATCATTTCAGGCGCATCCTCAACCGCAATGTAGCGGTGCCGCTCGGCTTCGGTTTTCTCAGCGCGTTCTTCTTCAGCGTCATCGTCTACTACCTGCTGAACGTCAATCATTGGGTGGAGCGTTCGGTACTCGGCGTCTCCTACGCGCATGAGATGCTCAAGCAGATCGGCGAACTGGAGGCCTCGATGCGCGGCTATCTGATTGCCGGTGACGAGATATTCCTGGAGCCTTACCGGAGTGAGTTGCCGTTCTTCGCAGAACAGCTCCAGCAGATCAAGCAGTATGCAAGCGACAACCCGGTGCAGTTCGATCGTGTCAAGCGTGTCGAAGATTTGCATGGTCAGTGGGTCGGGTTCGCCGAGGAAGCGATTGCCCGCCGTGCGCAGAACGATTCGGTGGTGCCGTACGTGCGCAGCCAGCGCGGCCTGGAGCTCAAGACAGAGCAGCGGCGGTTGCTCAACGACTTCATTGCATTCGAGCGACAGGTTCGAGCCGAACGCACGGACACGGCCGAGACGATCACCACCGCACTGATCGGCGGCTTTCTGCTGTTCAGCCTTATTTTCAGCGGCTTGCTGGTTTATTTCGGGCGTCGTGATCTGCTCAGCCTGTCGGACAACTATGCGCAATCGCTCGAGCAGCAGCAGGCACATGCCGCGGCGCTGGAAAAGCAAGCCTGGTATCGCACCGGCCAGACCCAGCTCAGCGAGTCGATTCTTGGCGAGCAGGCCCTGCCGACGCTGGGACAGAACATTCTCGGTTTCCTCTCACGCTACCTTGACGTTGCGGTGGGCGCGCTCTACGTCACCCACGAAAACAAGCTGCAGCGCATTGCAGACTTCGGCTGGGACAAAGACAAACTGCAGGACAGCCGCACGCTGGCGTTCGGCGAGGGGCTGGTTGGTCAGGCAGCCATGGACCTTCGTATGGTGGGGCTCGACAGCCTGCCGCCCGGTTACCTGAAAGTCAGCTCGGCGCTGGGCAGCACGGACGCCAGTTCGGTACTGATCGCCCCGGTGGAAGACAACGGCATGCTCAACGCCGTGCTGGAAATCGGCTTTCTGCGACCCTTGCGCGAAGAGGACGGCGAGTTGCTGCGACGCATCAGCGGCAGTATCGGCTCGGCCATCGAAGCGGCGCGTTACCGTCAACGGCTGCAGCGTGCGCTGTCCGAAACCCAGCAGCTCAACGAGGAACTGCAGGTCCAGCAGGAAGAGCTGCGTGCCGCCAATGAGGAGCTTGAAGAGCAATCGAGTGCACTGCGCGAATCGCAGGCGCACATGGAAGAGCAGCAGGCCGAACTGGAGCAGACCAACGAACAGCTTGCCGCGCAGGCACTCGAGCTTGCCAGCCAGCGCGACGAGATGGACCTGAAGAATCGCCGCCTGCACGAAGTCCAGCTGATGCTCGAGGAGCGTGCTGAGGAGTTGCAGCGTGCCAGCCGCTACAAATCTGAATTCCTTGCCAACATGTCCCACGAGCTGCGCACGCCGCTCAACAGCTCGCTCATTCTGGCCAAGCTGCTGGCAGACAACCCCGAGGGTAATCTGCGTGACGACCAGGTGCAGTTCGCCCGCTCCATCTACTCGGCGGGCAACGATCTGCTCAACCTGATCAACGATATCCTCGACATCGCCAAGGTCGAGGCCGGCAAGCTCGATGTGCGGCCCGAGCTGGTGATCCTGACCCGTATGGCCGACGGGCTGAAAAGCCTGTTTCTTGCCCAGGCGCTGGACAAGACACTGCAATTCGACGTCGAACTGGGCGATGGTTTGCCGGCAAGCCTGTACACCGATCGCCAGCGCCTCGAGCAGATTCTCAAGAATCTCTTGTCGAATGCGTTCAAATTCACCGAAAAGGGATCGGTCGTCCTGCGCGTGGCGCGCCACGACGATCATCGGATCGCCTTCGCCGTGCATGACTCAGGCATCGGCATCGCCAAGGACCAGCAGGCTGTGATCTTTGAGGCGTTCCGCCAGGCGGACGGCACCACCAATCGTCGTTACGGCGGCACCGGTCTGGGCCTGTCGATCTCACGCGAGCTGGCTCAGCTTCTGGGCGGTACCATCGAGGTGCACAGCGAGCCGGGCGCTGGCAGCGTATTCACCCTGATCGTGCCGGAAAACTACAGCGAACCCGTTGCCGAGCAGCGGCCGGCTCCGTCTCGACAGGAGCCGGTGGCGGCCGTGGACAATCTCCAGCCCGCAGCCACGCAGGCCATGCCGGTACGCGTCGATGAACCCTCGGTGCCGGCATTGGCGGACGATCGAGGCTCTGCACGGTTCGGCGAACGCTCGGTACTGGTCATCGAAGACGATCCCCAGTTCGCCTGCATCCTGCGCGACCTCGCCCATGAGCTGAAGTACAACTGCCTGATCGCGCAAAACGCCGACACCGGTTTCGACACCGCTGTGGAGTACCGCCCCGATGCCATTCTGCTGGACATGCGTCTGCCCGATCATTCCGGCCTGACGGTGCTCGAGCGTCTCAAGGAAGACCCGATTACCCGGCATATCCCGGTGCATATCGTGTCGGTCGAGGATCGCAAGGAGGCCGCCCTGCAGATGGGCGCGATCGGCTACGCACTCAAGCCGACCAGCCGGGACGATCTCAAGCAGGTGTTCAGCCGTCTGGACGCCAAGCTGGCGCAGAAGGTCAAGCGCATCCTGCTGGTCGAGGACGATGCCCGGCAGCGCGAGAGCGTGTCGCGCCTGATCGAAGACATCGATATCGAAATCACTGCGGTCGAGTTCGGTAAGCAGGCCCTCGAGCTGCTGCGCTCGACTGTTTTCGATTGCATGATCATCGACCTCAAGCTGCCCGATATGGACGGTCACCAGTTGCTCGAACGCATGGCACGGGAGGAAATCTGCTCGTTCCCGCCGGTCATCGTATATACCGGGCGCAACCTGACGCGCGACGAGGAAGCCGCGCTGATGAAGTACTCGCGTTCGATCATCATCAAGGGCGCGCGCTCGCCGGAACGGCTGCTCGACGAAGTCACGCTGTTCCTGCACAAGGTGGAATCGGACATGCCGCCGGAGCGGCAGAAGATGCTCAAGAGCGTACGCAGCCGCGAAAAGGCGTTCGAGGGCCGCAAGATCCTGGTGGTCGACGATGACGTGCGCAATGTGTTCGCATTGACCAGCGCGCTGGAACAGAAAGGCGCGCTGATCGAGATCGCCCGCAACGGCCACGAAGCCATCGCCCAGCTTCAGACGATCGGCGACATCGATCTGGTCCTGATGGACATCATGATGCCGGAGATGGACGGGTTCACTGCGATGCAGGAGATTCGCAAGGACCCGCGTATGGCCAAGTTGCCCATGATCGCGGTCACCGCCAAGGCAATGAAGGACGACCAGGACCGTTGCCTGCAGGCCGGCGCCAACGATTACCTGGCCAAGCCCATCGATCTCGATCGCCTGTTCTCGTTGATCCGAGTCTGGCTGCCGAAAGTGGAGCTGCTGTGA
- a CDS encoding YqaE/Pmp3 family membrane protein, which yields MDLIRIIIAIFLPPLGVFLQVGFGGAFWLNILLTLLGYIPGIIHAVWIIARR from the coding sequence ATGGACCTGATCCGCATCATCATCGCGATATTCCTGCCTCCGCTGGGGGTGTTCCTACAAGTCGGTTTTGGCGGAGCCTTCTGGCTCAACATCCTGCTGACGCTGCTGGGCTACATTCCGGGCATCATCCACGCGGTCTGGATCATCGCTCGACGCTGA
- a CDS encoding MBL fold metallo-hydrolase encodes MRIHHLNCGCMCPVGGRLFDGFSGGLTASLVCHCLLVETEQHGLVLVDTGFGSCDVLEPRKRLSPFFIAFNNIRLERRFTALEQVRQLGFDPQDVRHILLTHLDFDHAGGLEDFPQAQVHVLQREMDAARSTHSFIGHQRYRHRQWDGVRNWQFYEPGGDTWFGFQAVKALRGLPPEILLIPLTGHTHGHAGVALQGGDGWLLHAGDAYFYRDEVGQTERHCTPGLRFYQRMMEVDRPARLANQHRLWTLSLEHKGEVTLFCSHDAKELERMQAGTG; translated from the coding sequence ATGCGCATACATCATCTCAACTGCGGGTGCATGTGCCCGGTAGGAGGCAGATTGTTCGACGGCTTCAGCGGTGGGCTGACCGCGAGCCTGGTGTGTCACTGCCTGTTGGTGGAGACCGAGCAGCACGGCTTGGTCCTGGTCGATACCGGCTTTGGCAGCTGCGATGTGCTGGAACCGCGCAAGCGCCTCAGCCCCTTCTTCATCGCCTTCAATAACATCAGGCTCGAACGCCGCTTCACGGCGCTGGAGCAGGTTCGTCAACTCGGCTTCGACCCGCAGGACGTCCGGCATATCCTGCTGACACATCTGGATTTCGATCATGCCGGCGGGCTGGAGGACTTTCCGCAGGCACAGGTGCACGTCCTGCAGCGGGAGATGGACGCGGCGCGCTCGACCCATAGCTTCATCGGGCACCAGCGCTATCGGCACCGGCAGTGGGACGGGGTGCGCAACTGGCAATTCTACGAGCCGGGCGGCGATACCTGGTTTGGCTTCCAGGCCGTCAAGGCGCTACGCGGGCTGCCACCCGAAATTCTGCTGATCCCGCTGACGGGGCATACGCACGGCCATGCCGGCGTCGCCCTGCAGGGCGGCGACGGCTGGCTGCTGCATGCGGGGGACGCGTATTTCTACCGTGACGAAGTGGGTCAGACCGAACGCCACTGTACGCCGGGGTTGCGCTTCTATCAGCGCATGATGGAGGTGGACCGTCCGGCGCGCCTGGCCAACCAGCATCGGCTCTGGACCCTGTCGCTGGAGCACAAGGGCGAGGTGACGCTGTTCTGCAGTCACGATGCCAAGGAACTCGAGCGCATGCAGGCGGGGACGGGATGA
- a CDS encoding NfeD family protein yields MRHRPCERRPWLLILLLSWLGFAGSALAAAPVTVLRVEGVIGPASADYLIGGIQRAAHTDAQLLVLQLDTPGGLDSSMRAIIKEILASPVPIATHVTPSGARAASAGTYMLYASHIAAMSPGTNLGAATPVQIGGAPGTPPEQAPERQPADDGDGNDAMTRKQVNDAAAYIRGLAQLRERNAEWAERAVREAVSLSASEALELKVIDYVATDLQDLLAQLDGKRIATRTGERSLQTLDATLDRYDPDWRVRLLAVITNPSVALILMMIGVYGLIFEFSNPGTGGGGVVGGICLLLALYSLQLLPVNYAGVALIVLGLAFMIAEAFMPSFGVLGLGGVVAFVTGAVILFDTDVPGYGIPLSLIGTLAVISALLVFAIVSMALKARRQRLVSGDAELIGSLASVIRIEANAPACGWVQLQGEHWHVVSPTPLHPGQQVRVVARRGLQLDVTAADAPPTEKR; encoded by the coding sequence ATGCGCCACCGCCCCTGTGAACGACGGCCCTGGCTGTTGATCTTGCTGCTGTCGTGGCTGGGATTCGCTGGCTCGGCCCTGGCAGCCGCTCCGGTAACGGTGCTGCGCGTCGAGGGTGTGATCGGCCCGGCGAGTGCCGACTACCTGATCGGTGGCATACAGCGCGCCGCGCACACCGACGCCCAACTGCTGGTGCTGCAGCTCGACACGCCCGGCGGGCTGGACAGCTCGATGCGCGCGATCATCAAGGAAATACTCGCCAGTCCCGTACCGATCGCTACCCACGTCACGCCCAGCGGCGCGCGCGCCGCCAGCGCCGGGACCTACATGCTGTACGCCAGCCACATCGCGGCGATGAGTCCGGGCACCAACCTCGGCGCCGCTACGCCTGTGCAGATCGGCGGCGCGCCGGGCACGCCCCCCGAGCAAGCGCCGGAGCGGCAACCGGCCGACGATGGGGACGGCAACGATGCCATGACCCGCAAACAGGTCAACGACGCCGCCGCTTATATCAGGGGGCTGGCGCAGTTACGCGAACGCAACGCCGAATGGGCCGAACGCGCGGTGCGCGAGGCGGTCAGCCTGTCCGCCAGCGAGGCACTGGAGCTGAAGGTGATCGATTACGTCGCGACCGACCTCCAGGACCTGCTGGCCCAGCTGGACGGCAAGCGCATCGCGACCCGCACCGGCGAACGAAGCCTGCAGACGCTGGACGCCACGCTCGATCGCTACGACCCGGACTGGCGAGTGCGCCTGCTGGCGGTGATCACCAACCCCAGCGTGGCGCTGATACTGATGATGATCGGCGTCTACGGCCTGATATTCGAGTTTTCCAATCCGGGGACTGGCGGCGGCGGCGTGGTCGGCGGCATCTGCCTGCTGCTGGCCTTGTACTCGCTGCAGCTGTTACCGGTGAACTATGCCGGTGTGGCGCTGATCGTGCTGGGTCTTGCCTTCATGATCGCGGAGGCGTTCATGCCCAGTTTCGGCGTGCTCGGCCTGGGCGGCGTGGTCGCCTTCGTCACCGGTGCGGTGATCCTGTTCGACACCGATGTGCCGGGATACGGCATTCCCCTGTCGCTGATCGGCACGCTGGCGGTGATCAGTGCGTTGTTGGTGTTCGCCATTGTCAGTATGGCGCTCAAGGCGCGCCGACAACGCTTGGTCAGTGGCGATGCCGAGCTGATCGGCAGCCTCGCGTCGGTGATCCGGATCGAAGCGAACGCGCCCGCCTGCGGCTGGGTGCAATTGCAGGGTGAGCACTGGCATGTGGTCAGCCCGACGCCCTTGCACCCCGGTCAACAGGTCCGCGTCGTGGCAAGGCGCGGGTTGCAACTGGACGTCACAGCGGCCGACGCGCCGCCAACCGAGAAGAGGTGA
- a CDS encoding slipin family protein, which translates to MGFEMSFIAVLVLLIALLLSAFRILREYERGVVFQLGRFWKVKGPGLILIIPGIQQMVRVDLRTLVLDVPTQDVISRDNVSVKVNAVVYYRVLDAEKAIIQVEDYHSATSQLAQTTLRAVLGKHDLDDMLAEREQLNNDIQQVLDAQTDAWGIKVANVEIKHVDLDESMIRAIARQAEAERERRAKVIHAEGELQASEKLMQAAEMLGRQSGAMQLRYMQTLSNIAGDKNSTIVFPLPMELLQGLGSLTRKPE; encoded by the coding sequence ATGGGTTTTGAAATGAGTTTCATCGCGGTGCTGGTACTGCTGATCGCGCTACTGCTATCGGCCTTTCGCATCCTGCGCGAATACGAACGCGGCGTGGTATTCCAGTTGGGACGTTTCTGGAAGGTCAAGGGGCCGGGCCTGATTCTGATCATCCCCGGCATCCAGCAGATGGTGCGGGTCGACTTGCGCACCCTGGTGCTGGACGTGCCGACCCAGGACGTGATCTCCCGCGATAACGTCTCGGTCAAGGTCAACGCCGTGGTCTATTACCGGGTGCTGGACGCCGAGAAAGCCATCATCCAGGTCGAGGACTACCATTCGGCTACCAGCCAGCTGGCGCAGACGACCCTGCGCGCGGTGCTGGGCAAGCATGACCTGGACGACATGCTGGCCGAACGCGAGCAGCTCAACAACGACATCCAGCAGGTGCTCGATGCCCAGACCGACGCGTGGGGAATCAAGGTGGCCAACGTCGAGATCAAGCACGTCGACCTCGACGAATCGATGATCCGCGCCATCGCCCGCCAGGCCGAAGCGGAACGCGAGCGGCGCGCCAAGGTCATTCATGCTGAAGGCGAGTTGCAGGCATCCGAGAAACTGATGCAGGCTGCCGAGATGCTCGGTCGTCAGTCCGGGGCGATGCAACTGCGCTACATGCAGACGCTGAGCAACATCGCAGGCGACAAGAACTCCACCATCGTATTCCCGCTGCCCATGGAGCTTTTGCAGGGCCTGGGCAGCCTCACCCGAAAACCCGAGTAA
- a CDS encoding LEA type 2 family protein, whose product MRSRPVVPVASLLSILLLVLSLAGCAGFGQRDPLNVQVAGIEPLPGEGLELRMAVKLRIQNPNDNALDYNGVALDLEVNGRRLASGVSNARGSVPRFGETVLSVPVTISAFSAARQALGLAEHIAMEEVPYVLRGKLAGGLFGTQRFIEKGTLDLSGALAGPYRRAP is encoded by the coding sequence ATGCGCAGCCGTCCAGTGGTCCCCGTTGCATCCTTGCTGTCGATCCTCCTGCTCGTACTGAGCCTGGCCGGTTGCGCGGGCTTCGGCCAGCGCGACCCGCTGAACGTCCAGGTCGCCGGCATCGAGCCCCTGCCCGGCGAAGGGCTGGAGCTGCGCATGGCGGTCAAGCTGCGGATACAGAACCCCAACGACAATGCGCTCGACTATAACGGCGTGGCGCTCGATCTGGAGGTCAACGGTCGGCGCCTGGCCAGCGGCGTCAGCAATGCACGGGGCAGCGTGCCGCGCTTCGGTGAGACCGTGCTGAGCGTGCCGGTGACGATCTCCGCGTTCTCGGCCGCGCGCCAGGCGCTCGGCCTGGCCGAGCATATCGCCATGGAGGAAGTGCCCTACGTGCTGCGCGGCAAGCTGGCCGGCGGACTGTTCGGCACCCAGCGCTTCATCGAGAAGGGCACGCTCGATCTTTCCGGCGCGCTCGCCGGCCCCTATCGTCGCGCGCCATAA
- the treF gene encoding alpha,alpha-trehalase TreF, with the protein MTDTRQSPFDYDTRAVSTADTLTPADRYQELFVAVQTQRVFPDSKTFVDCAPRQHPERILEAYRAQCGEPDFNLKAFVMEHFELYRMEPTEFVANPDDSLAEHIDRLWPVLTRHPRQHPEFSSLLPLPHDYVVPGGRFTELYYWDSYFTMLGLDESGHCELLRSMADNFAYLIDTYGHVPNGNRSYYLSRSQPPVFALMTDLFEETGVHRASDYLPQLRKEHAFWTAGGELLRPGEAHRRCVCLADGSVLNRYWDERDTPREESYLEDVETARASGRPAHEVYRDLRAGAESGWDFSSRWLGEPERLSSIRTTHIVPVDLNSFLYKLERQIARLSDVKGWKACAEEFRQRADARLAAIDRYLWNERVGAYFDYDWVLQSPRDNLTAATVTPLFLHLASAEQAGRVAEIVRERLLAPGGLSTTEISGSGEQWDRPNGWAPLQWMGIRGLQHYGHDALALQIEERWLSIVSVLFEQESKLVEKYVLRPSAEHAGGGEYPLQDGFGWTNGVTRKLMQEDPTHQAHRCRAGQCRPEWAQR; encoded by the coding sequence ATGACCGATACCAGACAGAGCCCTTTCGATTACGACACCCGAGCGGTCTCTACCGCCGACACACTGACCCCAGCGGACCGCTATCAGGAACTGTTCGTGGCGGTGCAGACACAGCGGGTATTCCCCGACAGCAAGACCTTCGTCGACTGCGCGCCGCGGCAGCACCCGGAACGGATTCTCGAAGCGTACCGGGCCCAGTGCGGCGAGCCGGATTTCAACCTGAAAGCCTTCGTGATGGAGCATTTCGAGCTGTACCGGATGGAGCCGACGGAGTTCGTTGCCAACCCCGACGATAGCCTGGCCGAGCATATCGATCGGCTCTGGCCCGTGCTGACACGCCACCCCCGTCAGCATCCGGAGTTTTCCTCGCTGTTGCCACTGCCCCACGACTATGTGGTACCGGGCGGGCGCTTCACCGAGTTGTACTACTGGGATTCGTACTTCACGATGCTCGGCCTGGACGAGAGCGGCCATTGCGAGTTGCTGCGTTCGATGGCTGACAACTTCGCCTACCTGATCGACACTTATGGCCACGTGCCCAATGGCAACCGTTCGTACTACCTGAGCCGTTCGCAACCGCCAGTGTTCGCGCTGATGACCGATCTGTTCGAGGAAACCGGCGTGCATCGTGCCAGCGATTACCTGCCGCAATTGCGCAAGGAACATGCGTTCTGGACCGCAGGTGGGGAGCTGTTGCGCCCCGGGGAAGCCCATCGCCGCTGCGTCTGCCTGGCCGACGGCAGCGTGCTCAACCGCTACTGGGACGAGCGCGACACGCCGCGCGAGGAATCCTACCTCGAGGATGTGGAGACGGCGCGCGCCTCGGGGCGCCCGGCTCACGAGGTGTATCGCGACCTGCGCGCCGGTGCCGAGTCCGGGTGGGATTTCAGCTCACGCTGGCTGGGCGAACCCGAGCGGCTGTCGAGCATTCGTACCACGCACATCGTCCCGGTGGATCTGAACAGCTTTCTTTACAAGCTGGAGCGGCAGATTGCCCGGCTCAGCGACGTGAAGGGCTGGAAGGCCTGCGCCGAAGAGTTTCGCCAGCGCGCCGACGCGCGCCTGGCGGCGATCGATCGCTACCTGTGGAACGAGCGCGTCGGCGCTTATTTCGATTACGACTGGGTCTTGCAATCGCCGCGTGACAACCTCACCGCGGCGACCGTTACGCCGTTGTTCCTGCATCTCGCCAGCGCGGAGCAGGCGGGGCGGGTCGCCGAGATCGTCCGTGAGCGATTGCTGGCGCCGGGTGGGCTGTCGACCACCGAAATCAGCGGAAGCGGCGAGCAGTGGGACCGCCCCAACGGATGGGCGCCGTTGCAGTGGATGGGCATCCGCGGGCTCCAGCACTACGGCCACGATGCGCTGGCGTTGCAGATCGAGGAGCGTTGGCTGAGCATCGTCTCGGTGCTGTTCGAGCAAGAAAGCAAACTGGTGGAAAAATATGTGCTGCGACCCTCTGCCGAGCACGCCGGTGGCGGCGAATACCCCTTGCAGGACGGCTTCGGCTGGACCAACGGCGTGACCCGCAAGCTGATGCAGGAGGACCCGACACACCAGGCCCACCGCTGCCGCGCGGGTCAATGCCGGCCCGAATGGGCGCAGCGATGA
- a CDS encoding SDR family NAD(P)-dependent oxidoreductase — protein sequence MKLQNKVALVTGSSQGIGRGIAVRLAEEGADLVINGRDDDDESRQTLEQVRALGRRACFIAADVGVVAQCQRLVAQAVEQMGRLDILVNNAGVQKHSPFLEADEADYDLVLNVNLRGPFFLAQAFARHLRDAGRAGRIINNSSVHEELPFPNFTGYCASKGGLKMLMRNLAIELAPLGITVNNVAPGAIETPINRALMNQPEKLAGLLENIPAGRLGQPRDVAGAVAFLASDEADYITGTTLVIDGGLLWNYSEQ from the coding sequence ATGAAATTGCAGAACAAGGTTGCCCTGGTGACGGGCAGTTCCCAGGGCATTGGTCGCGGCATTGCCGTACGGCTGGCCGAGGAGGGTGCCGATCTGGTGATCAATGGCCGTGACGATGACGATGAGTCGCGCCAGACGCTCGAACAGGTACGGGCCCTGGGGCGCCGTGCCTGCTTTATCGCCGCCGACGTCGGTGTGGTCGCCCAATGCCAGCGGCTGGTGGCGCAGGCGGTGGAGCAGATGGGGCGTCTGGATATCCTGGTCAACAATGCCGGTGTGCAGAAGCACAGTCCGTTCCTCGAAGCGGATGAAGCGGATTATGACCTGGTCCTGAACGTCAATCTGCGCGGGCCGTTCTTTCTTGCCCAGGCGTTTGCCCGCCATTTGCGTGACGCCGGTCGGGCTGGGCGAATTATCAACAACAGTTCGGTTCACGAAGAGTTGCCGTTTCCCAACTTCACCGGTTATTGCGCCAGCAAGGGCGGATTGAAGATGCTCATGCGCAACCTGGCGATTGAACTGGCGCCGCTGGGGATCACGGTCAACAACGTGGCGCCGGGCGCGATCGAGACGCCGATCAACCGGGCCTTGATGAATCAGCCTGAAAAACTGGCCGGCCTGCTGGAGAACATCCCAGCCGGCCGCCTGGGTCAGCCCCGCGACGTCGCGGGTGCCGTGGCGTTTCTCGCCTCGGATGAGGCCGACTACATCACCGGGACTACACTGGTGATAGATGGCGGACTGCTATGGAACTACAGCGAGCAATGA
- the rarD gene encoding EamA family transporter RarD: MATADLRKGYLLGLTTFCIWGMFPLYFKAIEQYSALEIVTQRAIWSALFGTLVLMLWRHPGWWQELLAHPRRIGVLLISSVLIATNWLIYVWAVNHNHMLEASLGYYINPLVNVLLGLIVLRERLRPLQWLAVAMAAVGVLLQLITLGDFPWVSIILALSFGSYGLLRKQAPVAALPGLVVETWLLLPIALGWLFFFGSGPSTEWSFWTQPEALWLVAAGPVTLLPLLCFNAAARHLPYSTLGFLQYITPTLLLILAVWVFNEPFPADRQLAFMCIWAGLAVYSYDAWRLMRKTAGN; this comes from the coding sequence ATGGCCACTGCCGATCTGCGTAAAGGTTATCTCCTGGGTCTGACGACCTTCTGCATCTGGGGCATGTTCCCGCTCTATTTCAAGGCCATCGAACAGTACTCGGCGCTGGAAATCGTTACCCAGCGGGCCATCTGGTCGGCGCTCTTCGGCACGCTGGTGCTCATGCTGTGGCGCCACCCTGGCTGGTGGCAGGAGTTGCTCGCCCATCCGCGACGGATCGGCGTCCTGTTGATTTCCAGCGTGCTGATTGCCACCAACTGGCTGATCTACGTCTGGGCGGTGAACCATAACCATATGCTCGAGGCGAGCCTGGGCTATTACATCAATCCGCTGGTCAACGTGCTGCTCGGGCTGATCGTGCTGCGCGAACGGTTGCGTCCGCTGCAATGGCTGGCCGTGGCGATGGCCGCTGTCGGCGTGCTGTTGCAATTGATCACACTCGGCGACTTCCCGTGGGTTTCGATCATCCTGGCGCTGAGCTTCGGCAGCTACGGCCTACTGCGCAAGCAGGCCCCGGTGGCGGCGCTGCCAGGCCTGGTAGTGGAAACCTGGCTGTTGCTACCGATCGCCCTTGGCTGGCTGTTCTTCTTCGGTAGCGGACCGAGCACCGAGTGGTCATTCTGGACGCAACCGGAGGCGCTCTGGCTGGTGGCAGCCGGACCGGTGACCCTGCTGCCGCTGCTGTGCTTCAACGCCGCCGCACGCCACCTGCCGTATTCGACGCTGGGGTTTCTACAGTACATCACGCCGACCCTGCTGCTGATACTGGCGGTCTGGGTGTTCAACGAGCCCTTCCCGGCCGACCGCCAGCTCGCCTTCATGTGCATCTGGGCGGGCCTGGCGGTGTACAGCTACGACGCCTGGCGCCTGATGCGCAAGACAGCCGGCAACTGA